The DNA window GCGGACGTGCTGGCCGAGTTGTCCCGGACCGGGCGGACCGCCCTGGCGGACATGCGCCGCGTGCTGGGCGTCCTTCGCGATGACACGGCCGCCGGACAGGCGCCCCGCGAACCGCTGGCAGCCGGGGACAGCCTCGCCAAGCTGCTCGACGGCTTCCGCACAGCGGGCCTGCCGGTCCACTACTCGCACACGGGCCCGGCGCTGCCGGAGGACGCTGCCTTCCAGCTCACCGTGTACCGGATCGTGCAGGAGTCGCTCACCAATGTCCTGCGTTACGGCCGGGCACTGAGCCGGGTGGACGTCCTGGTGGTCCGGGACGATTCCACCGTCACCATTGAAGTGATCGACGACGGCAGGGGCACCGCCGAGGGCTCCGCCGGCACGGCATCCCCCGGTTCCGCGTCCCTTGGCACCGGAACACACGGTGCCGGATCCCTTGGATCCGGACAGGGCCTGCCGGGGATGAAGGAACGCGCCGGAATCTACGGCGGTACCGTGGAGGCGGGCCGTGCCGTCAACGGCGGGTGGCGCGTGCGGGCCGTGCTGCAACTGAACGGAAACAAGGGGGACGAATGAACGACGACGGACGCATCCGGGTTCTGCTGGTGGATGACCAGCCGCTGCTTCGAATGGGCTTTCGCCTGATTCTTGAGGGGGAAGACGACCTCGAGGTGGTCGGCGAGGCGTCCGACGGAGCGGAGGCGATTGCCCGGGTGCGCGAGCTCACCCCGGACGTGGTCCTCATGGACGTCCGGATGCCGGTCCTCGACGGCATCGAGGCGACCCGCGCCATCGCGGGCTCGGGCGCCTGCTCGCGGATCATCATCCTGACCACCTTCGACCTCGATGAATACGCCTTCGCCGGCCTGCAGGCAGGAGCGTCGGCCTTCCTGCTCAAGGATGTGGCGCCCGCCGACCTGGTCCGGGCCGTCAGGGTGGTGGCGAGCGGCGACGCCGTCGTGGCCCCCCGCATCACCCGGCGCCTGCTGGAAACGTACGTCCGGGGCAACGGGGTGCCCGCAGATGCGCCCTCCGCTTCGCCGGGCCACCGTGATCCGCTGCTCGAGGACCTCACGCCGCGGGAGACCGAAATGCTGGAGGCGATGTCCGAGGGTCTGTCCAACGCGGAGATCGCGCACAGGTACTTCCTTTCAGAAGCCACGGTGAAGACCCATGTGCGGCGGATCCTCACCAAGCTGCACCTCCGCGACCGGGTGCAGGCCGTGGTTTATGCCTACGAGACCGGCCTCGTGACACCGAGCAACCCGGATTACTGACCCGGACTGCTGACCCGGCACGCGCACAGCCTCCACACAGGATGGCCCTATACAGGCCATAGCTGCCTCGAGTTTCATGGAGCCATGACTCCTTCACCCCGCACCCCCGGCCGGCAGGACGCTCCGCATGAGCCCCACCCCAACCACGACCGCGGCCTCGAGTTCGACCTCTCCACGCTGATGACCCGCCGGTCCCTGGGGATGTTCTTTGGGGCAGGCACGGCGGCAGCTGCGCTGGCGGCGTGCACACCGGGCGGTTCCTCCGGTTCCGCAGCCACCACCGGAACGTCGTCCGCGTCCGCCGGATCCACAGCTGTCTCTTATACACATCTAGATGTGTATAAGAGACAGGCGCCGGCGGCCTCCGCGTCGTCCTCCGCCGCCGCGTCCCCCACGGTGACCCGGGCGATCGCCGAGTGCAGCGTGGAGATCCCGCAGGAGACAGCCGGGCCCTACCCGGGCGACGTGTCCAACGGGCCGAATGCACTCGAGGCGTCCGGCGTGGTGCGGCAGGACATCACCTCCAGCTTCGGGACGTCGACCACGAAGGTCGACGGCGTGCCGCTCACCGTCACGCTGACGCTGCTCGACAACGCCAACGGCTGTGTTCCGCTGGCTGGCGCCGCCGTCTACGCCTGGCACTGTGACCGGGACGGAAAGTACTCCCTGTACGATTCCGGGCTGGAAAACGAGAACTACCTCCGCGGCGTGCAGGAGGCAGACGCCAACGGCCAGGTCACGTTCAAGACCATCTACCCGGGTGCCTACAACGGCCGCTGGCCGCACATGCACTTCGAAGTCTTCCAATCCATGAACAACGCCACGGCGGCCGGGCAGGTGCTCGCGGTCTCGCAGATCGCGCTGACCGACGCTGCCTGCAGGGAGGTCTACGCCTCTGCCGGCTATGAGACCAGCGCCCGGAATTTCCCCAACACCACGCTGAAGTCGGACAACGTCTTCGGCGACGACGGCGGCATCTACCAGCTGGCCGCCATGTCCGGTTCCGTCTCGGCCGGCTACACGGCGGGCCTGAACGTCACCGTCTAGGCCGTCTCCGTCCAGGGCGGCGCTAGACTCGGAGCCATGCCTCTCCACACCTCTGCCGCAGACCACATCCGGGACCTCGGCGACTATGTCAGCGCCGCGCCGTCGAGCTTTCACGCCGCTCACGAAGGTGCCCGGCGGCTGGAGGCGGCCGGTTTCACCGGCCTGGATGAGCTGCAGGCCTGGGATGCTGCCGCGGGCAAGTATTATGTGATCCGCGACGGCGCCCTGATCGCGTGGGTGACGCCGGAGGGCGCGGGCCCCACCACGGGCTTCAACATCCTCGGCGCGCACACCGATTCGCCGTCCTTCAAACTCAAGCCCAAACCCACCACGGGCAGGTTCGGGTGGCTGCAGGCCGGCGTGGAAGTCTACGGCGGGCCCCTGCTGAACTCCTGGCTGGACCGCGAACTGCAGCTCGCCGGGCGCCTCGTCATGCTCGACGGCACCCAGCACCTCACCGCCACCGGCCCGCTGCTGCGCTTTCCGCAACTGGCCATCCACCTGGACCGGGCTGTAAACGACGGACTCACCCTGGACAAGCAGCAGCACATGAACCCGGTGTTCGGGCTCGGCGATCCGGCCGGCGAGGACCTCCTCGCGCTGCTGGCCGAGCGGGTGTCAGGCAACGGCGCCGGTCCGGGCCGCGGCGCCGCAGGGGGCGGGGCGCCGGTTGATCCGGAACAGATCGGCGGGTACGACGTCGTCATTGCAGACACGCAGCCACCCGCGGTTTTCGGGGCGAAGAGCGAGTTTTTCGCCTCCGGGCGGTTGGACAACCTTTCGGCCACGCATGCCGGACTGGCGGCGCTGATTGCGCATGCGGATGCGAATGGCCAGAGCCCGGCGGTTTCAACAGGCTCAACCAGCGGGTCCGGACCGGCGCCGATCGCCGTGCTGGCGGCCTTCGACCATGAGGAAATCGGGTCGGCCTCGCGCTCGGGGGCGTGCGGGCCCGTGCTCGAAGACGTCCTGGTCCGCATCTCGGACGGACTGGGTGCGTCGGCGAGCCAGCGGCGGCAGGCGTTTGCGGCGTCGTTCTGTGTCTCTGCCGACGCGGGCCACGCCGTCCATCCCAACTATCCTGAGCGGCACGACCCCGTTAACCGGCCCGTTCTCAATGGCGGCCCGCTGCTGAAAATCAATGCCAACCAGCGGTATGCCACCGACGCCGCGGGCGCCGCACTCTGGGCCCGGCTGTGCGGCGAGGCCGGCGTCCCCTACCAGGAGTTCGTCTCCAACAACGTGATGCCCTGCGGCTCCACCATCGGGCCGCTGACCGCGACCCGGCTGGGCATCCGGACCGTGGACGTGGGCGTGCCCCTGCTCTCCATGCACTCGGCAAGGGAGCTTTGCGGGGTGGAGGATCCGCACCGCCTCGCCCGCGTCACGGAACTGTTCTTCGGCATGCCCGCGGAGCCGTAACCGGCGCGGCCGAACATTTCAGCCCCGTTACAGAATTGTCCTCTGAACAACACTTGTTGCTTAGTTATGCCTGCGGCTGGGAGAATGTCCGTTTTCGGGGCTTGTAAACTGTGTCACTGCACAGCCCGGTCCGACCGATGGCTCCTTTAGTGTGAAACGCACATGTGGTCCGCGGCACACGCCCCAAACCGGCCCGACCCCACCCCAAGACCTGAAATCAACAAGAGGACGGCGCATCCATGCACGCTGACCAGCAACTCTCAAAATCCCTGAAACCCCGGCACCTGTCCATGATCGCCATCGCGGGCGTCATCGGCGCCGGGCTGTTTGTGGGTTCCGGCGCCGCAATCCAGCAGGCAGGTCCGGGCATCCTGCTGGCATACATGGCCGCGGGGATCGTGGTCATCCTGGTGATGCGGATGCTGGGCGAAATGGCCGCCGCCAATCCCGAGACCGGGTCCTTCTCCACCTACGCGGACAAGGCACTGGGGCGCTGGGCGGGCTTCAGCATCGGCTGGCTCTATGCGTGGTTCTGGATCATCGTGCTGGGCATCGAGGCCACCGCCGGCGCGGCCATCATGCACCGCTGGGTGCCGGGCATCGACCAGTGGGTCTGGGCCCTGGTGCTCATGGTGCTGCTGACCCTGACCAACCTCGGCTCGGTGAAGTCCTACGGTGAATTCGAGTTCTGGTTCGCTTCCATCAAGGTCACCGCGATCGTCCTGTTCCTCATTTTCGGCATTGCGGCGATCCTGGGCCTGATCCCGGGGGTTCCGGCCCCCGGCATCAGCAACCTGATCGAGAACGGCGGCTTCCTGCCGAACGGCCCGGGAGCCGTGCTGGCGGGAATCCTCGTGGTGGTCTTTTCCTTCTTCGGAGCCGAGATCGCCACCATCGCCGCCGGCGAATCGGAAAACCCCGTGGACGCCGTGAAGAAGGCCGTGAAATCCACCGTCTGGCGCATCCTGGTTTTCTACATCGGTTCCATTGCCATCGTGGTCACCCTGCTGCCGTGGAATTCCGCCACCGTCGCCAAGAGCCCGTATGTCGCCGTCATCGAGCTGTTCGGCATCCCGGGGGCCGGCACCATCATGGACATCGTGGTGCTCACCTCGGTGCTGTCCTGCCTGAACTCCGGCCTCTACACGGCCAGCCGCATGCTCTTCTCACTTTCCCGCCGGGGTGACGCACCCAAGTCCTGGATGAAGATTTCCAAGCGCGGCGTGCCCGCTGCGGCTGTGCTGGCCTCCACGGTGGTCGGCTTCATCACCGTGGGACTGAACTACATCGCCCCGGACACGGTATTTCTGTTCCTGGTGAACACATCCGGTGCCATCGCCCTGTTCGTCTGGCTGGTGATCGCCGCTTCACAGCTGATCCTGCGCCGCCGCATGGGAGCGGCAGCCAAGGATCTTGAGCTGAAGATGTGGCTGTTCCCGTACCTGACCTGGCTGTCGATCGGCAGCATCGTTGCCCTCATCATCGGCATGATGATCCTGGATTCCACCCGTGAATCGCTCCTGCTGTCCATCGCCCTGGCCGCCGTCGTGGTGGGTATCGGCCTGTGGCGCTACCGCAGGGGCGGTACAGAGGCCGTCCCGGCAGGGACTGGCGCTCCGGCCGCAACGGCCGCTCCCGAGGTTGAAGGCGTCGGCGCGGGGACCGGGCCGGCGTCGTAAGTTCTCCGCAACCGCTTTTGCTCCAACACGAGACCGCCTGTCCGGCGGGCCCACCAAGGCCCGGGACGGGCGGTTTTGTCGTCCCGGGTGGATGGGCCGCGCGGTGGATGGGCCCCGCGCCAGGGCCGGCCCGGCCTGGTTCAGCCCTGGCGCGGGGCGAACATGATCACGGCCACGCCGGCCAGGCATACTGCGGCGCCGATGACGTCCCAGCGGTCCGGCCGGAAGCCATCCAGCACCACGCCCCAGGCCAGAGAGCCCGCGATGAAGACCCCTCCGTAGGCAGCCAGCACGCGGCCGAAGTTTGCATCGGGCTGAAAGGCGGCCACAAAGCCGTAGATCCCCAGGGCCACCACGCCCAGCCCCGCCCACCACCAGGCCCGGTCCTCACGCACTGACTGCCAGATCAGCCAGGCGCCGCCGATCTCTGCCACGGCGGCCAGCGTGAAAAGAAGCAAGGATTTCAGCATCGTCATGGCTCCAGTATTCCGTCCGGCTGGAGTTATCCACATGGCCCTGCCGGATGCTGGCCACGATCCAGGCCGGAACATAGATTTGCTGGGACAGCGGTACTCGGACAGAAACTGGACGGCATGGCACAGCAGCACCCTTTAGCCGGCATCTCCGCCGAGCCGGCCAGCCGCCCTCCGCCCGGCCCGAATCGCGGAAACCCGCTCCGATGCACTAAGATATTGAAGTCTGTGCTGCGCCCTGCCTCCGTTTTGGCTGCCGGGTGCGCACGGCATCGCAAATGAACCTCCTGTTACGGAAATGCCGTAACCGCTTAGCCCAAAGGAGGTGGGTTCACATATGCGTCCTTACGAATTGATGGTAATCATCGACCCCGAGGTCGAAGAGCGTACCGTAGAGCCGTCGCTTCAGAAGTTCCTGAATGTCATCACCAACGATGGTGGAACCATCGAAAAGGTTGACATCTGGGGCCGTCGTCGCCTCGCCTATGACATCAAGAAGAAGTCCGAAGGTATCTACGCCGTGGTGAACTTCACCGCCAAGCCGGAAACCGCCAAGGAACTTGAC is part of the Arthrobacter sp. KBS0703 genome and encodes:
- a CDS encoding response regulator transcription factor gives rise to the protein MNDDGRIRVLLVDDQPLLRMGFRLILEGEDDLEVVGEASDGAEAIARVRELTPDVVLMDVRMPVLDGIEATRAIAGSGACSRIIILTTFDLDEYAFAGLQAGASAFLLKDVAPADLVRAVRVVASGDAVVAPRITRRLLETYVRGNGVPADAPSASPGHRDPLLEDLTPRETEMLEAMSEGLSNAEIAHRYFLSEATVKTHVRRILTKLHLRDRVQAVVYAYETGLVTPSNPDY
- a CDS encoding intradiol ring-cleavage dioxygenase: MTPSPRTPGRQDAPHEPHPNHDRGLEFDLSTLMTRRSLGMFFGAGTAAAALAACTPGGSSGSAATTGTSSASAGSTAVSYTHLDVYKRQAPAASASSSAAASPTVTRAIAECSVEIPQETAGPYPGDVSNGPNALEASGVVRQDITSSFGTSTTKVDGVPLTVTLTLLDNANGCVPLAGAAVYAWHCDRDGKYSLYDSGLENENYLRGVQEADANGQVTFKTIYPGAYNGRWPHMHFEVFQSMNNATAAGQVLAVSQIALTDAACREVYASAGYETSARNFPNTTLKSDNVFGDDGGIYQLAAMSGSVSAGYTAGLNVTV
- a CDS encoding M18 family aminopeptidase, with protein sequence MPLHTSAADHIRDLGDYVSAAPSSFHAAHEGARRLEAAGFTGLDELQAWDAAAGKYYVIRDGALIAWVTPEGAGPTTGFNILGAHTDSPSFKLKPKPTTGRFGWLQAGVEVYGGPLLNSWLDRELQLAGRLVMLDGTQHLTATGPLLRFPQLAIHLDRAVNDGLTLDKQQHMNPVFGLGDPAGEDLLALLAERVSGNGAGPGRGAAGGGAPVDPEQIGGYDVVIADTQPPAVFGAKSEFFASGRLDNLSATHAGLAALIAHADANGQSPAVSTGSTSGSGPAPIAVLAAFDHEEIGSASRSGACGPVLEDVLVRISDGLGASASQRRQAFAASFCVSADAGHAVHPNYPERHDPVNRPVLNGGPLLKINANQRYATDAAGAALWARLCGEAGVPYQEFVSNNVMPCGSTIGPLTATRLGIRTVDVGVPLLSMHSARELCGVEDPHRLARVTELFFGMPAEP
- a CDS encoding amino acid permease, producing MHADQQLSKSLKPRHLSMIAIAGVIGAGLFVGSGAAIQQAGPGILLAYMAAGIVVILVMRMLGEMAAANPETGSFSTYADKALGRWAGFSIGWLYAWFWIIVLGIEATAGAAIMHRWVPGIDQWVWALVLMVLLTLTNLGSVKSYGEFEFWFASIKVTAIVLFLIFGIAAILGLIPGVPAPGISNLIENGGFLPNGPGAVLAGILVVVFSFFGAEIATIAAGESENPVDAVKKAVKSTVWRILVFYIGSIAIVVTLLPWNSATVAKSPYVAVIELFGIPGAGTIMDIVVLTSVLSCLNSGLYTASRMLFSLSRRGDAPKSWMKISKRGVPAAAVLASTVVGFITVGLNYIAPDTVFLFLVNTSGAIALFVWLVIAASQLILRRRMGAAAKDLELKMWLFPYLTWLSIGSIVALIIGMMILDSTRESLLLSIALAAVVVGIGLWRYRRGGTEAVPAGTGAPAATAAPEVEGVGAGTGPAS
- a CDS encoding YnfA family protein; this encodes MTMLKSLLLFTLAAVAEIGGAWLIWQSVREDRAWWWAGLGVVALGIYGFVAAFQPDANFGRVLAAYGGVFIAGSLAWGVVLDGFRPDRWDVIGAAVCLAGVAVIMFAPRQG
- the rpsF gene encoding 30S ribosomal protein S6 → MRPYELMVIIDPEVEERTVEPSLQKFLNVITNDGGTIEKVDIWGRRRLAYDIKKKSEGIYAVVNFTAKPETAKELDRQLSLNETIMRTKITRPEEQKVVAE